The Salminus brasiliensis chromosome 3, fSalBra1.hap2, whole genome shotgun sequence genome contains a region encoding:
- the s1pr2 gene encoding sphingosine 1-phosphate receptor 2 has translation MLIAVEPLGHKVTMALPQCPEVTVRSKYSQYYNMTLIKVHYMCAKNMTSNELADRMRAKDGPSLLNIVFIIICSIIILENLLVLIAVFRNKKFHSAMFFFIGNLAFSDLLAGSAYIANISLSGRRTFELVPVQWFIREGTAFIALAASVFSLLAIAIERYIAITKVKVYGSNKTCRMFLLIGACWVTSILLGGLPILGWNCINDLHECSAVLPLNSRRYICFVVTIFSIILLSIVILYVRIYLIVRSSHQEATNSPAYALLKTVTIVLGVFIVCWLPAFTILLLDTSCKMSSCPILNKADIFFGFATLNSALNPLIYTLRSKDMRREFLRVLCCWGLFQSGRPAERCMVPLKSSSSLEHCTNKHEHQSIPIMQDCTTCV, from the coding sequence ATGCTTATTGCCGTGGAACCTTTAGGCCACAAAGTGACCATGGCGTTGCCACAGTGCCCCGAAGTCACCGTGAGGAGCAAGTACTCCCAGTACTACAACATGACCCTCATTAAAGTGCACTATATGTGTGCCAAGAACATGACCAGCAATGAACTGGCTGATCGCATGAGGGCCAAAGATGGTCCCAGCTTGCTGAACATCGTCTTCATTATTATCTGCAGCATCATCATCCTGGAGAACCTTCTTGTGCTCATTGCAGTCTTCCGGAACAAGAAGTTCCACTCCGCCATGTTCTTTTTTATTGGGAACCTGGCATTCTCTGACCTGCTGGCCGGCTCGGCCTACATTGCCAACATTTCCCTCTCGGGCCGAAGGACTTTTGAGCTAGTGCCTGTGCAGTGGTTCATAAGAGAGGGCACCGCCTTCATCGCACTAGCCGCTTCAGTGTTTAGCCTGCTGGCCATTGCCATAGAGCGCTACATCGCCATCACCAAAGTCAAGGTTTACGGCTCCAACAAGACCTGTCGCATGTTCCTCCTGATTGGAGCATGCTGGGTTACCTCCATCCTCCTCGGAGGTTTACCCATCTTAGGCTGGAACTGCATTAACGATCTGCACGAATGTTCTGCTGTTCTGCCTCTCAACTCCAGACGCTACATCTGCTTTGTCGTCACCATCTTCAGCATCATCCTGCTCTCCATCGTCATCCTCTACGTCCGTATCTACCTGATCGTGCGCTCCAGCCACCAGGAGGCCACCAACTCTCCGGCCTATGCCCTCCTCAAGACGGTGACCATCGTGCTTGGAGTCTTCATAGTGTGCTGGCTGCCTGCCTTCACCATCCTCCTACTGGACACCTCCTGCAAGATGTCCTCCTGCCCCATCCTCAACAAAGCCGACATCTTCTTTGGCTTCGCTACGCTGAACTCTGCTCTGAACCCACTGATCTACACGCTCCGCAGCAAGGACATGCGCAGAGAGTTCCTGCGAGTGCTCTGCTGCTGGGGGCTCTTCCAGAGCGGGCGTCCAGCTGAGCGCTGCATGGTGCCACTCAAAAGCTCCAGCTCTCTCGAACACTGCACCAACAAACACGAGCACCAATCCATTCCCATCATGCAGGACTGCACAACTTGTGTTTGA